A single region of the Archangium lipolyticum genome encodes:
- a CDS encoding peptidase associated/transthyretin-like domain-containing protein, whose amino-acid sequence MRNGAALGLALMVLMHSPWTASAATPNKPGTRPETEATLPWSRNVPQEDQDAAYVLFREANGLLKESFFRQASEKYTQALERWKHPAIHYNLALALMNLDKPVEAHQHLESAMRYGPEPLEEEKYEYARTYKALIEKQLTRVEFSCDTPGAIVTLDGQPLFTAPGHYVGMVRPGAHSLVATKEGYLPTDMSRTFMPGEQLTLDLKMCTVEECTVYKRRWPVWMPWAVVGSGMAVAAGGGLLQLQTSQSYDTFDAGIRECGGCSMRDKPDLAALRTRGDNLQRAAFGAYGIGGAALVTGAVLLILNQPQAHRTDPNKPNHAVDVTPLLGGDTNGVLATFRF is encoded by the coding sequence ATGAGGAACGGAGCCGCGCTCGGCCTGGCCCTGATGGTGTTGATGCACTCGCCGTGGACGGCGTCGGCGGCCACGCCCAACAAGCCAGGCACCAGACCCGAAACGGAAGCGACGCTCCCCTGGTCCCGGAACGTGCCACAGGAAGACCAGGACGCGGCCTATGTCCTGTTCCGCGAGGCCAACGGACTCCTGAAGGAGTCCTTCTTCCGCCAGGCCAGCGAGAAGTACACCCAGGCCCTGGAACGTTGGAAGCACCCAGCCATCCACTACAACCTGGCGCTGGCCCTGATGAATCTCGACAAGCCGGTCGAGGCCCATCAGCACCTGGAGTCGGCGATGCGCTACGGCCCCGAGCCCCTCGAGGAGGAGAAGTACGAGTACGCCCGCACCTACAAGGCCCTCATCGAGAAGCAGCTCACCCGGGTGGAGTTCAGCTGCGACACCCCTGGCGCCATCGTGACATTGGATGGACAGCCGCTGTTCACGGCCCCCGGCCATTACGTGGGGATGGTGCGTCCTGGCGCGCACAGCCTCGTGGCCACCAAGGAAGGCTACCTGCCCACGGACATGAGCCGGACCTTCATGCCCGGGGAGCAGCTCACCCTCGACCTCAAGATGTGCACCGTCGAGGAGTGCACCGTGTACAAGCGGCGTTGGCCCGTCTGGATGCCCTGGGCGGTGGTGGGGTCGGGCATGGCGGTCGCCGCGGGCGGAGGTCTGCTCCAACTCCAGACCAGCCAGAGCTACGACACCTTCGACGCCGGAATCCGGGAGTGTGGCGGATGCTCGATGAGGGACAAGCCGGACCTCGCCGCCCTGCGCACCCGGGGTGACAACCTGCAGCGGGCGGCTTTCGGCGCATATGGCATTGGCGGAGCCGCGCTCGTCACCGGCGCGGTGCTGCTCATCCTCAATCAACCCCAGGCCCACCGCACCGACCCGAACAAGCCGAACCATGCGGTGGATGTCACACCGCTGCTCGGCGGTGACACGAACGGCGTCCTGGCCACGTTCCGCTTTTGA
- a CDS encoding DUF4215 domain-containing protein gives MKRETLPPVRRAPLLPLALLLLPLAACLTPESVDCPPELVCPSGQRCAARQPACIKDDCGDGVVQAGETCDDGNIEDGDGCSKTCKSDESCGNGVIDLTSEGGVTRREACDDGNTINGDGCSADCLSSEFCGNTIVDKVAGEVCDDGNRANGDGCDADCLSNEQCGNKVVDTAIGEVCDDGNNTTGDGCSADCRSGEQCGNSKLDPGEVCEDNNSDNTDNCVACHPARCGDGFLHKGVESCDPGPAGSSPTCNFNCTTNKCGDGIVNTSAGEQCDDSNAVDTDGCTALCQLALCGDGIVNTSAGEQCDDGNKDNGDGCTDSCQLARCGDGYVNASGEEQCEPGLDANCNHNCKWNQCGDGIANISAGEACDDGNKEECGTCNNDCKRNQDLTSATGRIIGVPADTITDGSKITFNKGLENERVFEFDNNDKKTDGNIRIAIADWQDSDSVAEAIQHAINHQYNENNGFDWRVSGRSWNVVMLEYRAAGRIDEGKNITESVPVGGFFAERLTRGFGYDCPTNTGCKRNEDCNSQKCTIPPGQVKGTCQP, from the coding sequence ATGAAACGCGAGACCCTTCCCCCTGTTCGTCGAGCGCCCCTGCTCCCACTGGCGCTCCTGCTCCTGCCGCTCGCGGCCTGCCTCACCCCCGAGAGCGTGGACTGTCCGCCCGAGCTCGTCTGCCCCTCCGGACAGAGGTGCGCCGCCAGGCAGCCCGCGTGCATCAAGGATGATTGCGGTGATGGCGTCGTCCAGGCCGGCGAGACCTGCGATGACGGCAACATCGAAGACGGGGACGGCTGTAGCAAGACCTGCAAGTCGGACGAGAGCTGTGGCAATGGCGTCATCGACCTCACGTCGGAGGGGGGCGTCACCCGTAGAGAGGCCTGCGATGACGGCAACACCATCAATGGGGATGGCTGCAGTGCCGACTGCCTCTCGAGTGAGTTCTGCGGGAACACCATCGTGGACAAGGTTGCCGGCGAGGTATGTGACGACGGGAACAGGGCCAATGGCGATGGCTGCGACGCCGATTGCCTGTCCAACGAACAATGCGGGAACAAGGTCGTGGACACCGCCATTGGCGAGGTGTGCGACGACGGGAACAACACCACCGGTGATGGGTGCAGTGCCGACTGCCGCTCGGGCGAACAATGCGGCAATAGCAAACTCGACCCTGGCGAGGTGTGCGAAGACAACAACAGTGACAACACCGACAATTGCGTCGCCTGCCATCCAGCCAGGTGCGGAGATGGGTTCCTGCACAAGGGCGTCGAATCATGCGATCCCGGACCCGCCGGTAGCTCGCCGACCTGCAATTTCAACTGCACGACGAACAAGTGCGGCGACGGCATCGTGAACACCAGTGCCGGAGAACAATGCGATGACAGCAACGCCGTCGACACGGATGGCTGCACGGCTTTGTGCCAACTGGCTCTGTGCGGCGACGGCATCGTGAACACCAGTGCCGGAGAGCAGTGCGACGACGGAAACAAAGACAACGGGGATGGATGCACAGACTCGTGCCAATTGGCTCGTTGTGGTGATGGATACGTGAATGCCAGTGGCGAAGAGCAGTGCGAACCCGGGCTAGACGCGAACTGCAATCACAACTGCAAGTGGAATCAGTGCGGTGACGGCATTGCGAACATCAGCGCAGGCGAAGCATGTGACGACGGAAACAAGGAAGAGTGCGGCACCTGCAATAACGACTGCAAAAGGAACCAGGATCTAACCAGCGCAACCGGACGTATCATCGGCGTGCCAGCCGATACAATCACCGATGGCTCAAAGATTACCTTCAACAAGGGTCTAGAAAACGAGCGGGTCTTTGAGTTCGACAATAACGACAAGAAAACAGACGGCAACATCAGAATAGCCATCGCAGACTGGCAAGACTCCGACAGTGTTGCCGAAGCCATCCAGCATGCCATCAATCATCAATACAATGAAAACAACGGCTTCGACTGGCGTGTATCCGGCCGTTCTTGGAATGTCGTAATGCTCGAGTACAGGGCCGCAGGCCGGATTGACGAGGGCAAGAACATCACGGAGTCTGTTCCTGTTGGCGGCTTCTTCGCGGAACGGCTGACCCGTGGTTTCGGCTATGACTGCCCCACGAATACGGGGTGCAAGCGTAACGAGGACTGCAATTCCCAGAAGTGCACCATTCCACCGGGTCAGGTGAAAGGAACCTGCCAGCCCTAG
- a CDS encoding M23 family metallopeptidase, which produces MILPTLFLLASAPAVPSARNTVVPEMGVPFACGRVFPVSQGHDTGSHLQNDTYAWDFRMPVGTPIVAAQDGVVRMARGDSNQGACDPKMAQYANYIVISHEGGVETQYLHFSAVVVKAGDKVRKGQLIGYSGNTGWSCGPHLHFKVAQTRGNGWNNPSVPALISGYGDPVRDTLVAAPACGNTGDMPVMAAHDAARGSEPLAPASAPPREGEQAAGGIPAGAKAILERAASSAGRASDAAGGSRQASRSE; this is translated from the coding sequence ATGATCCTGCCCACGCTCTTCCTGCTTGCTTCCGCTCCGGCAGTCCCCTCCGCCCGCAACACCGTGGTTCCCGAGATGGGCGTCCCGTTTGCCTGTGGCCGGGTGTTCCCGGTGAGCCAGGGCCACGACACGGGAAGCCACCTTCAGAACGACACCTACGCCTGGGATTTCCGCATGCCCGTTGGCACCCCCATCGTCGCCGCTCAGGACGGCGTGGTGCGCATGGCGCGCGGTGACAGCAATCAGGGCGCGTGCGATCCGAAGATGGCGCAGTACGCCAACTACATCGTCATCTCCCACGAGGGCGGCGTCGAGACGCAGTACCTCCACTTCAGCGCGGTGGTGGTGAAGGCAGGCGACAAGGTGCGCAAGGGTCAGCTCATCGGCTACTCGGGCAACACCGGCTGGTCCTGCGGTCCCCACCTGCACTTCAAGGTGGCGCAGACCCGGGGCAACGGGTGGAACAACCCCTCCGTGCCCGCGCTCATCTCCGGCTACGGCGACCCGGTGCGCGACACCCTCGTCGCCGCGCCCGCGTGTGGCAACACGGGCGACATGCCGGTGATGGCCGCTCATGACGCGGCGCGTGGCAGCGAGCCGCTCGCGCCCGCCTCGGCCCCGCCTCGCGAGGGCGAGCAGGCCGCGGGTGGCATCCCGGCTGGAGCCAAGGCCATCCTGGAGCGCGCGGCTTCCTCCGCGGGTCGCGCATCGGATGCGGCCGGCGGCTCCCGCCAGGCCAGCCGCTCCGAGTAG
- a CDS encoding amidohydrolase family protein: protein MRRETRWLRWMTLGLGLGMAACATSPATPAASGEAPPVERVVAFVDVNVVPMDAEHLLAHQTVVVRGERIVALGPVDSTRVPRDAVRVEGQGRYLMPGLADMHLHLVPGTGEPEDPAGQVLALLVANGVTSARALGGPKDTPRLVRDRVARGEVLGPTLRVAGPSLHGKSVRGPEQVRQRVREYAAAGYDLLKTHGSLGRETYDAMMAEARARGLKVSGHVTPDVGLFHALESGQQIEHLDGYLNELLPENDAARVEVGQVELGEPLERMDPARIPALAEATRKAGVWSSPTLALFETVTSPEGVEPLRARPELRFVPQASVEAWTRMVAGDAQMAGVPAERKRRFAELRRQVVHGLYTAGAKLLVGSDSPQLFMVAGFAVHREMEALAAAGIPAYGVLEAATRNAAEYLGEASTWGTVAEGRRADLLLLDANPLEDVRHTRAIAGVMVRGRWLPRSELDAMLERTAVVANAPPRAKKKNVATTASAVP from the coding sequence ATGCGGCGAGAGACACGGTGGCTTCGGTGGATGACCCTGGGCCTGGGGCTCGGGATGGCGGCCTGCGCGACGAGCCCGGCCACTCCAGCCGCGAGTGGGGAGGCTCCCCCCGTGGAGCGCGTGGTGGCCTTCGTGGACGTGAACGTGGTGCCCATGGATGCCGAGCACCTGCTCGCCCACCAGACGGTGGTGGTGAGGGGAGAGCGCATCGTGGCCCTGGGCCCGGTGGACTCCACGCGAGTGCCCCGGGACGCGGTGCGTGTGGAGGGACAGGGCCGCTACCTGATGCCTGGGCTGGCCGACATGCACCTGCACCTGGTGCCGGGCACGGGAGAGCCGGAGGATCCCGCCGGCCAGGTGCTCGCGCTGCTGGTGGCCAATGGCGTCACCTCGGCGCGGGCGCTGGGAGGCCCCAAGGACACCCCGCGGCTGGTGAGGGACCGGGTGGCGCGCGGGGAGGTGCTGGGGCCCACGCTGCGCGTCGCGGGGCCCTCGTTGCATGGCAAGTCGGTGCGGGGACCGGAGCAGGTGCGACAGCGGGTGCGCGAGTACGCGGCGGCGGGCTACGACCTGCTGAAGACACACGGCTCCCTGGGCCGAGAGACCTATGACGCCATGATGGCCGAGGCACGCGCGCGAGGGCTGAAGGTGAGCGGCCACGTGACACCGGACGTGGGGCTCTTCCACGCGCTGGAGTCGGGGCAGCAGATCGAACATCTGGACGGCTACCTCAACGAGCTGCTGCCCGAGAACGACGCCGCGCGGGTGGAGGTGGGCCAGGTGGAGCTGGGTGAGCCGCTGGAGCGGATGGACCCGGCCCGCATCCCAGCGCTGGCGGAGGCCACGAGAAAGGCAGGCGTGTGGAGCTCACCCACGCTGGCCCTGTTCGAGACGGTGACGAGCCCCGAGGGCGTGGAGCCGCTGCGTGCGCGTCCGGAGCTGCGCTTCGTGCCGCAGGCCTCCGTGGAGGCGTGGACGCGGATGGTGGCGGGAGACGCGCAGATGGCGGGAGTACCGGCGGAGCGCAAGCGCCGGTTCGCCGAGCTGCGGCGGCAGGTGGTGCACGGGCTGTACACGGCGGGCGCGAAGCTGCTGGTGGGCTCGGACTCGCCGCAGCTCTTCATGGTGGCGGGCTTCGCGGTGCACCGGGAGATGGAGGCGCTGGCGGCGGCGGGGATTCCGGCCTACGGGGTGCTGGAGGCGGCCACGCGCAACGCGGCGGAGTACCTGGGCGAAGCGAGCACCTGGGGCACGGTGGCAGAGGGCCGGCGCGCGGACCTGCTGCTGCTGGACGCCAACCCGCTGGAGGACGTGCGGCACACGCGCGCCATCGCCGGGGTGATGGTGCGCGGGCGCTGGCTGCCGAGGAGCGAGCTGGACGCGATGCTGGAGCGCACGGCGGTGGTGGCGAATGCGCCGCCCCGGGCGAAGAAGAAGAACGTGGCCACCACCGCGTCGGCGGTCCCATGA
- a CDS encoding TfoX/Sxy family protein: protein MARMDSYVEYTLELLEPLGPVQARNMFGGWGLYQGGRMFGLIAEDRLYLKTDDTTRPAFESAGGEPFVYDAGKGRKPVTMSYWTPPPEASDDAHALLPWARRAVEAALRAAQKKPAAKKKPVAPAKKKPVRRSRRA, encoded by the coding sequence ATGGCGCGCATGGACAGCTACGTGGAGTACACGCTGGAGCTGCTGGAGCCACTCGGCCCCGTGCAGGCGCGCAACATGTTCGGTGGGTGGGGCCTGTACCAGGGCGGGAGGATGTTCGGCCTCATCGCCGAGGACCGGCTGTACCTCAAGACGGACGACACCACGCGCCCCGCCTTCGAGTCCGCGGGAGGCGAGCCCTTCGTCTACGACGCGGGCAAGGGCCGCAAGCCCGTCACCATGTCGTACTGGACGCCTCCGCCGGAAGCGAGCGACGACGCCCACGCGCTGCTGCCCTGGGCGCGCCGCGCGGTGGAGGCCGCCCTGAGGGCCGCCCAGAAGAAGCCCGCCGCGAAGAAGAAGCCCGTGGCCCCGGCGAAGAAGAAGCCTGTCCGCCGCTCGCGGCGTGCCTGA
- a CDS encoding HIT family protein: MAADTLFAKIVRGEISCHKVWEDDRHLAFLDIRPLRPGHTLVIPKVGVDYLFDMEPEAYGALMQAVRTVARLLKERTQCQRVVEVVLGYEVPHAHVHLIPTDSMAELPSFAGSPMDHGELAKLAARIRGQ, from the coding sequence GTGGCCGCAGACACCCTCTTCGCGAAGATCGTCCGAGGCGAGATTTCCTGCCACAAGGTGTGGGAGGACGACCGGCACCTGGCCTTCCTGGACATCCGTCCGCTGAGGCCCGGGCACACGCTCGTCATCCCCAAGGTGGGGGTGGACTACCTCTTCGACATGGAGCCCGAGGCATATGGCGCGCTGATGCAGGCGGTGCGCACCGTGGCGCGGCTGCTCAAGGAGCGCACGCAATGCCAGCGCGTGGTGGAGGTGGTGCTCGGCTACGAGGTGCCGCACGCCCACGTGCACCTCATCCCCACCGACTCCATGGCGGAGTTGCCCTCGTTCGCCGGCAGCCCGATGGACCACGGCGAGCTGGCCAAGCTGGCCGCGCGCATCCGCGGGCAGTGA